From one Coffea eugenioides isolate CCC68of chromosome 11, Ceug_1.0, whole genome shotgun sequence genomic stretch:
- the LOC113754299 gene encoding IST1 homolog isoform X2, which produces MCFCSKTCLTLTISRIKLLQNKRDGQLKIMRKEIAQFLQAGQESIARIRVEHVIRERNIWDAYEILEMFCEFVLARVPILESQRECPSELREAVASIIFAAPRCSDLPDLVHVRNLFAAKYGKEFIAAASELRPDTSVNRTIIEKLSVSAPSAEVKMNILKEIAREYNVNWNSSKTEAEFSKKPEDLLNGPKHIAAPTLSVSQSSAVHSPPILEHSNTSLNGQQGHSNQSAVAVNNIPRLATNKPKPPSLKDQSVEPKTESKETRSQSSDPLEKARAAIAAAERASAAARAAAELVNFNFSSEARAS; this is translated from the exons TGTTTTTGTAGTAAAACATGCTTGACATTGACTATTTCCCGTATAAAATTGCTGCAAAACAAGAGAGATGGGCAGCTTAAGATTATGCGGAAGGAGATTGCCCAATTTCTCCAAGCTGGCCAAGAATCAATTGCGCGAATAAGG GTGGAGCATGTTATACGAGAGCGAAATATCTGGGATGCATACGAGATCTTGGAAATGTTCTGTGAATTTGTTCTTGCCCGTGTTCCCATTCTTGAAAGCCAAAG GGAGTGTCCTTCTGAATTGCGTGAAGCTGTGGCCAGCATAATCTTTGCTGCTCCTAGATGTTCGGATTTACCCGATTTAGTACATGTTCGTAATTTATTTGCTGCAAAATATGGAAAAGAGTTCATTGCTGCTGCTTCTGAGCTTCGGCCTGACACTAGTGTCAACCGTACA ATTATTGAGAAACTTTCAGTTAGTGCACCATCTGCAGAAGTGAAGATGAATATTCTGAAGGAAATTGCACGAGAATACAATGTAAACTGGAATTCTTCCAAAACTGAAGCAGAATTTTCTAAAAAACCTGAGGACCTTCTG AACGGACCAAAGCACATAGCTGCACCGACTTTGTCTGTTTCTCAATCAAGCGCTGTCCACAGTCCGCCTATTCTGGAGCATTCAAATACATCTTTAAATGGTCAGCAAGGGCATTCCAATCAATCTGCAGTTGCAGTCAACAATATACCCCGGTTGGCCACCAACAAGCCTAAACCACCCTCTCTTAAGGATCAAAGCGTGGAACCAAAGACTGAAAGCAAAGAAACAAGGTCGCAATCATCTGATCCATTGGAGAAAGCTCGAGCTGCTATAGCTGCAGCAGAGCGTGCATCAGCTGCTGCTCGTGCTGCTGCTGAGTTGGTAAATTTCAACTTTAGCAGTGAAGCTCGAGCTAGCTAA
- the LOC113754299 gene encoding IST1 homolog isoform X1 translates to MSLLNQLFNRGLLGQKCKTCLTLTISRIKLLQNKRDGQLKIMRKEIAQFLQAGQESIARIRVEHVIRERNIWDAYEILEMFCEFVLARVPILESQRECPSELREAVASIIFAAPRCSDLPDLVHVRNLFAAKYGKEFIAAASELRPDTSVNRTIIEKLSVSAPSAEVKMNILKEIAREYNVNWNSSKTEAEFSKKPEDLLNGPKHIAAPTLSVSQSSAVHSPPILEHSNTSLNGQQGHSNQSAVAVNNIPRLATNKPKPPSLKDQSVEPKTESKETRSQSSDPLEKARAAIAAAERASAAARAAAELVNFNFSSEARAS, encoded by the exons TAAAACATGCTTGACATTGACTATTTCCCGTATAAAATTGCTGCAAAACAAGAGAGATGGGCAGCTTAAGATTATGCGGAAGGAGATTGCCCAATTTCTCCAAGCTGGCCAAGAATCAATTGCGCGAATAAGG GTGGAGCATGTTATACGAGAGCGAAATATCTGGGATGCATACGAGATCTTGGAAATGTTCTGTGAATTTGTTCTTGCCCGTGTTCCCATTCTTGAAAGCCAAAG GGAGTGTCCTTCTGAATTGCGTGAAGCTGTGGCCAGCATAATCTTTGCTGCTCCTAGATGTTCGGATTTACCCGATTTAGTACATGTTCGTAATTTATTTGCTGCAAAATATGGAAAAGAGTTCATTGCTGCTGCTTCTGAGCTTCGGCCTGACACTAGTGTCAACCGTACA ATTATTGAGAAACTTTCAGTTAGTGCACCATCTGCAGAAGTGAAGATGAATATTCTGAAGGAAATTGCACGAGAATACAATGTAAACTGGAATTCTTCCAAAACTGAAGCAGAATTTTCTAAAAAACCTGAGGACCTTCTG AACGGACCAAAGCACATAGCTGCACCGACTTTGTCTGTTTCTCAATCAAGCGCTGTCCACAGTCCGCCTATTCTGGAGCATTCAAATACATCTTTAAATGGTCAGCAAGGGCATTCCAATCAATCTGCAGTTGCAGTCAACAATATACCCCGGTTGGCCACCAACAAGCCTAAACCACCCTCTCTTAAGGATCAAAGCGTGGAACCAAAGACTGAAAGCAAAGAAACAAGGTCGCAATCATCTGATCCATTGGAGAAAGCTCGAGCTGCTATAGCTGCAGCAGAGCGTGCATCAGCTGCTGCTCGTGCTGCTGCTGAGTTGGTAAATTTCAACTTTAGCAGTGAAGCTCGAGCTAGCTAA
- the LOC113754299 gene encoding vacuolar protein sorting-associated protein IST1 isoform X3, with protein sequence MRDGQLKIMRKEIAQFLQAGQESIARIRVEHVIRERNIWDAYEILEMFCEFVLARVPILESQRECPSELREAVASIIFAAPRCSDLPDLVHVRNLFAAKYGKEFIAAASELRPDTSVNRTIIEKLSVSAPSAEVKMNILKEIAREYNVNWNSSKTEAEFSKKPEDLLNGPKHIAAPTLSVSQSSAVHSPPILEHSNTSLNGQQGHSNQSAVAVNNIPRLATNKPKPPSLKDQSVEPKTESKETRSQSSDPLEKARAAIAAAERASAAARAAAELVNFNFSSEARAS encoded by the exons AGAGATGGGCAGCTTAAGATTATGCGGAAGGAGATTGCCCAATTTCTCCAAGCTGGCCAAGAATCAATTGCGCGAATAAGG GTGGAGCATGTTATACGAGAGCGAAATATCTGGGATGCATACGAGATCTTGGAAATGTTCTGTGAATTTGTTCTTGCCCGTGTTCCCATTCTTGAAAGCCAAAG GGAGTGTCCTTCTGAATTGCGTGAAGCTGTGGCCAGCATAATCTTTGCTGCTCCTAGATGTTCGGATTTACCCGATTTAGTACATGTTCGTAATTTATTTGCTGCAAAATATGGAAAAGAGTTCATTGCTGCTGCTTCTGAGCTTCGGCCTGACACTAGTGTCAACCGTACA ATTATTGAGAAACTTTCAGTTAGTGCACCATCTGCAGAAGTGAAGATGAATATTCTGAAGGAAATTGCACGAGAATACAATGTAAACTGGAATTCTTCCAAAACTGAAGCAGAATTTTCTAAAAAACCTGAGGACCTTCTG AACGGACCAAAGCACATAGCTGCACCGACTTTGTCTGTTTCTCAATCAAGCGCTGTCCACAGTCCGCCTATTCTGGAGCATTCAAATACATCTTTAAATGGTCAGCAAGGGCATTCCAATCAATCTGCAGTTGCAGTCAACAATATACCCCGGTTGGCCACCAACAAGCCTAAACCACCCTCTCTTAAGGATCAAAGCGTGGAACCAAAGACTGAAAGCAAAGAAACAAGGTCGCAATCATCTGATCCATTGGAGAAAGCTCGAGCTGCTATAGCTGCAGCAGAGCGTGCATCAGCTGCTGCTCGTGCTGCTGCTGAGTTGGTAAATTTCAACTTTAGCAGTGAAGCTCGAGCTAGCTAA